In Chryseobacterium camelliae, one DNA window encodes the following:
- a CDS encoding efflux RND transporter permease subunit, which translates to MLKQFIERPVLSTVISIILLLLGALSVFNLPITLFPDIAPPSVQVTAFYPGANAEVVARSVATPIEEAVNGVENMTYMTSNSSNDGTMTLSVFFKQGSDADNAAVNVQNRVSKAMSQLPQEVVQAGISTQKVQNSMIMFMGLTSDDPKQYDELFLQNYMKINIIPQIQRIPGVAQAQVFGTRDYSMRIWLKPDRLAANNLSPQEVLAAVKDHNLEAAPGRLGQGSKETYEYILKYKGKLNKNEDYENIAVKANNDGSFLRLKDVARVEFGSYTYTAANRVDGKPVSGFAILQTAGSNANDILTEIEKQVDQFSTTLPKGVKPIIMYNSKDFLDASIHQVVETLVIAFILVFIVVYIFLQDFRSTLIPAIAVPVAIIGTFFFLQLFGFSINMLTLFALVLAIGIVVDDAIVVVEAVHSKMEHTGMAVDHATTHSMSEISGAIISITLVMCAVFIPVGFMQGPAGVFYRQFAFTLVIAIMISAVNALTLSPALCALILNDPQDGHEGHGNKKGFGARFFRAFNTSFNKMTGKYIYSLKFLIKNKWIAVGGLAVITLASIFLIRKAPSGFIPTEDQGFVLYAVNTPPGSSLERTHRATEQIDAIVKGEKATNHLWVADGLNFISNANASPYSAGFIKLKDYKDRGEMKDPDQIAAALTGKVGQVKDASAFFFNFPTVQGFGNVSGFEFMLQDKTNGSFEQLGKTTQAFIGELMKRPEIAFAFTTYAAGNPQYTIDVDADKANQLGVSVTELMQTMQIYYGSSFVSDFNRFGKYYRVMAQADIAYRTDANSLEGIYVKNNLGEMVPVKTLVTLKRTFGPETVTRNNLFNAVTINGTPKPGYSTGDAIKAVEEVAQQSLPRGYGYEWTGITREEIKTGGQTAFVFLLSIMFVYFLLAAQYESYILPFAVILTVPTGIFGVFAFTGLAGIDNNIYVQVGLIMLVGLLAKNAILIVEFAVQRRKAGKTLIESALQASRLRLRPILMTSFAFIIGMLPLVWTQGAAAKGNHSIGISTVGGMFTGVVLGIFIIPVMYVIFQYLHEKMPSRKKKRLHREKLLAAAH; encoded by the coding sequence ATGTTAAAACAATTTATAGAAAGGCCGGTACTTTCAACCGTCATCTCCATTATCCTGCTGCTGCTTGGAGCCTTGTCGGTATTCAATCTTCCGATTACCCTGTTTCCGGATATTGCCCCGCCAAGCGTGCAGGTAACTGCCTTCTACCCCGGTGCCAATGCCGAAGTTGTGGCCCGTTCTGTGGCTACGCCTATTGAAGAAGCGGTAAACGGTGTGGAGAACATGACATATATGACCTCCAATTCCAGCAACGACGGTACCATGACCCTCAGCGTATTCTTTAAGCAGGGTTCAGACGCAGACAATGCTGCCGTAAATGTGCAGAACCGGGTATCGAAAGCCATGAGCCAACTCCCGCAGGAAGTGGTGCAGGCCGGAATTTCAACCCAGAAGGTACAGAACAGTATGATCATGTTTATGGGTTTAACCAGCGATGACCCTAAACAGTATGATGAGCTCTTCCTTCAGAACTATATGAAGATCAACATTATTCCTCAGATACAGCGTATCCCCGGTGTAGCCCAGGCCCAGGTATTCGGAACGAGGGATTATTCCATGAGGATCTGGCTGAAGCCGGACCGACTGGCTGCCAACAACTTATCGCCTCAGGAAGTCCTTGCTGCGGTAAAAGATCATAACCTGGAAGCTGCACCCGGCCGCCTCGGGCAGGGAAGTAAGGAAACGTATGAATACATCCTTAAATACAAGGGAAAACTGAATAAAAACGAAGATTATGAAAATATAGCCGTTAAGGCGAATAATGACGGATCTTTTCTGAGGCTGAAAGATGTAGCCAGGGTGGAATTCGGTTCCTACACTTATACTGCTGCCAACAGAGTAGACGGGAAGCCTGTATCCGGTTTTGCCATACTGCAGACGGCAGGATCCAATGCCAATGATATCCTGACTGAAATTGAAAAGCAGGTGGACCAGTTTTCTACCACGCTGCCCAAAGGGGTAAAACCGATCATCATGTATAATTCCAAAGACTTCCTGGATGCTTCCATCCATCAGGTTGTGGAAACACTTGTGATTGCCTTCATCCTGGTATTTATTGTGGTGTATATCTTCCTGCAGGATTTCAGATCCACTTTAATCCCGGCGATTGCGGTTCCGGTAGCGATTATCGGTACTTTCTTCTTCCTTCAGCTGTTTGGGTTCAGCATTAATATGTTAACCCTGTTTGCACTGGTTCTGGCGATCGGTATCGTTGTAGATGATGCCATCGTTGTGGTAGAGGCTGTCCATTCAAAAATGGAACATACAGGAATGGCAGTAGACCATGCAACCACGCATTCCATGAGCGAAATTTCAGGGGCTATTATTTCAATCACCCTAGTGATGTGTGCCGTATTTATTCCTGTAGGATTCATGCAGGGCCCGGCAGGGGTTTTCTACAGGCAGTTTGCTTTCACCCTGGTTATTGCGATTATGATTTCAGCGGTTAACGCTTTGACCTTAAGCCCGGCTTTATGTGCACTGATTCTAAATGATCCACAGGACGGCCATGAAGGACATGGAAATAAAAAAGGTTTCGGAGCCAGGTTTTTCAGGGCATTCAATACCAGCTTTAATAAGATGACCGGCAAATACATCTACAGCCTCAAATTCCTGATCAAAAACAAATGGATAGCTGTCGGAGGCCTTGCAGTTATTACCTTAGCCAGTATATTCCTGATCAGGAAGGCACCTTCAGGATTTATTCCTACGGAAGACCAGGGATTTGTACTGTATGCGGTGAATACACCTCCAGGAAGCTCACTGGAAAGGACCCACAGGGCAACGGAGCAGATCGACGCCATTGTAAAAGGGGAAAAGGCTACAAACCACCTCTGGGTTGCCGACGGCCTCAACTTTATCAGCAATGCCAACGCATCTCCGTATTCTGCAGGTTTCATAAAACTTAAAGATTACAAAGACCGTGGCGAGATGAAAGATCCGGACCAGATTGCCGCTGCATTGACAGGTAAGGTAGGCCAGGTAAAAGATGCCAGCGCATTCTTCTTCAACTTCCCTACAGTGCAGGGATTCGGGAATGTTTCCGGTTTTGAGTTCATGCTTCAGGATAAAACAAACGGATCTTTTGAACAACTGGGAAAAACCACGCAGGCTTTCATCGGCGAGCTGATGAAACGTCCGGAAATTGCATTTGCCTTCACAACATATGCCGCAGGAAATCCTCAGTATACCATTGATGTAGATGCGGACAAAGCCAACCAGCTGGGTGTTTCGGTAACTGAACTGATGCAGACCATGCAGATCTATTACGGAAGCAGCTTTGTGTCAGACTTCAACCGGTTCGGTAAATATTACCGCGTGATGGCTCAGGCGGATATTGCTTACCGTACGGATGCGAATTCGCTGGAAGGCATTTATGTAAAAAACAATTTAGGAGAAATGGTACCGGTAAAAACGCTTGTCACCCTGAAAAGGACTTTCGGGCCGGAAACCGTTACCAGGAACAACTTGTTCAATGCGGTAACCATCAACGGAACCCCTAAACCTGGTTACAGTACCGGGGATGCCATTAAAGCCGTAGAAGAAGTGGCCCAGCAATCTTTGCCAAGAGGTTACGGTTACGAATGGACAGGTATTACGCGCGAAGAAATCAAGACCGGAGGCCAGACAGCCTTTGTATTTCTGCTGAGCATCATGTTCGTCTATTTCCTGCTGGCTGCACAATACGAAAGCTATATCCTTCCGTTTGCTGTGATCCTTACCGTTCCGACAGGGATTTTCGGAGTTTTCGCCTTTACAGGCTTAGCAGGAATTGATAATAATATTTACGTTCAGGTCGGACTGATCATGCTTGTAGGATTACTGGCTAAAAATGCCATCCTGATCGTAGAATTTGCCGTCCAGAGGAGAAAGGCTGGCAAAACGTTGATTGAATCTGCTTTACAGGCTTCCAGGCTTCGTCTGAGACCGATCCTGATGACGTCATTCGCCTTTATTATCGGTATGCTTCCGCTCGTATGGACGCAGGGAGCTGCTGCCAAGGGAAATCATTCCATCGGGATCAGTACGGTAGGCGGAATGTTTACCGGAGTAGTCCTGGGAATTTTCATTATTCCTGTTATGTACGTGATTTTTCAGTACCTGCACGAGAAAATGCCGAGCAGAAAAAAGAAAAGGCTGCATAGAGAGAAATTATTGGCTGCAGCCCACTGA
- a CDS encoding efflux transporter outer membrane subunit: MKRVKNIIITFALALGSVSCVSKLAFKEPETNLPEQFQYTATADTASIANLQWREFFSDPVLQKLIEKGIQHNYDLQIALQQVASSQERLMQAKYLQYPDIGFGVAAQISKPSKNSMNGQSLNLFLGQNHVEDYNAAFNLSWEADIWGKIKNQQEVSRMQYLQTYEATKAIQTQVVAAIAQGYYNLLMLDKQLQIAQSNLELSRNTLSITEKMWQSGDTTSLGVQQATAQKQSTELLITQLEQNIAIQENALSILVGENPGKVNRTLEMSDTSLPQHISAGLPAAMVSRRPDVRRQELAVLESNAMIGIAQANMYPALRITANGGVNSFKFDNWFQMPASLFGSVLGGLTQPIFQKRQLKTDLNVAKIQREKNVLAFRQSVLNAVGEVSDALVSNESLKVQEQKASEQVNTLKDGIKSAEMLYKGGMANYLEVITAQGNSLQAELNLASVKRQRLSSIVDLYRALGGGWK, from the coding sequence ATGAAAAGAGTAAAAAATATCATCATAACATTTGCGCTGGCATTGGGGTCTGTTTCATGTGTGTCTAAACTGGCCTTTAAAGAGCCGGAAACCAATCTACCGGAACAATTCCAGTATACGGCAACAGCGGATACCGCAAGTATTGCCAACCTCCAATGGAGAGAGTTTTTCAGTGATCCGGTCCTCCAGAAACTTATTGAAAAGGGTATTCAGCACAATTACGACCTGCAGATTGCCTTACAGCAGGTTGCTTCTTCACAGGAGCGGCTGATGCAGGCCAAATACCTCCAGTATCCGGACATCGGGTTCGGTGTTGCCGCACAGATTTCAAAGCCTTCAAAGAACAGCATGAACGGGCAGAGCCTGAATCTGTTCCTCGGTCAGAACCATGTGGAAGATTATAACGCAGCCTTTAACCTTTCCTGGGAAGCGGACATATGGGGAAAGATCAAAAACCAGCAGGAAGTATCCAGGATGCAGTACCTTCAGACATATGAAGCGACCAAGGCCATCCAGACGCAGGTGGTTGCGGCCATTGCCCAAGGCTATTACAATCTGCTGATGCTGGATAAACAGCTTCAGATCGCACAATCGAATCTGGAACTGAGCCGGAATACCTTATCTATTACGGAGAAAATGTGGCAGAGCGGCGACACTACCTCTCTGGGTGTTCAGCAGGCTACTGCACAGAAGCAATCTACGGAACTCCTGATTACCCAGCTGGAGCAGAATATTGCCATCCAGGAAAATGCACTGAGCATCCTGGTAGGGGAAAATCCTGGTAAGGTAAACAGGACGCTTGAAATGTCTGATACTTCCCTGCCCCAGCATATTTCTGCAGGGCTACCTGCTGCAATGGTGAGCCGCCGCCCGGATGTCCGCCGTCAGGAACTGGCCGTTCTGGAATCCAACGCTATGATAGGCATTGCCCAGGCCAATATGTATCCTGCACTGAGGATTACTGCCAATGGTGGCGTCAATTCATTTAAATTTGATAATTGGTTCCAGATGCCTGCATCCTTATTCGGCTCCGTTCTGGGAGGGCTTACCCAGCCCATTTTCCAAAAGAGGCAGTTGAAAACAGACCTGAATGTCGCTAAGATCCAAAGGGAGAAAAATGTACTGGCCTTCCGGCAGTCGGTTTTAAATGCTGTGGGTGAAGTTTCTGATGCCCTGGTTTCCAATGAAAGCCTGAAAGTCCAGGAACAGAAAGCATCTGAACAGGTGAATACCCTCAAAGATGGGATCAAAAGCGCCGAAATGCTTTATAAAGGCGGAATGGCCAATTACCTGGAGGTCATTACGGCACAGGGAAATTCGCTACAGGCCGAACTGAATCTGGCATCCGTAAAAAGACAGCGTCTGAGCAGCATCGTAGATCTCTACCGAGCCTTAGGCGGAGGCTGGAAGTAG
- the miaA gene encoding tRNA (adenosine(37)-N6)-dimethylallyltransferase MiaA, translating into MKNLISVVGPTGSGKTRLAIDLAKYLGTEIVSCDSRQFFREMKIGTAAPSEQELAEAVHHFIGNLSIQEYYSIGQYEHDAVQKLQELFLSQDTVILVGGSMMYEKAVLEGLNDLPEANDENQKKLQAILENEGIIKLQEILKDLDPVYFEVVDIHNHRRLLRAIDVIWQTQTKYSDLISVSQGSRDFNVIRIGIEAPREALYERINKRVDIMMENGLLEEAKGLEDFRHLTALNTVGYSELFKYFDGEWDLDFAVSEIKKNSRRYAKRQLTWYRKADDIYYLPLGYGPNDFESLILHIKSLMK; encoded by the coding sequence ATGAAAAATTTGATTTCTGTAGTAGGCCCCACGGGAAGTGGTAAGACAAGACTGGCTATTGATCTGGCAAAATATTTAGGGACTGAGATTGTTTCCTGTGACTCCAGGCAGTTTTTCAGGGAAATGAAAATCGGTACGGCAGCTCCTTCTGAGCAGGAATTGGCAGAGGCAGTGCATCATTTTATAGGCAATCTTTCCATTCAGGAGTACTATTCCATCGGGCAGTATGAGCATGATGCTGTACAGAAACTTCAGGAACTTTTTCTCTCTCAAGATACCGTTATCCTGGTCGGCGGCAGCATGATGTATGAAAAAGCCGTACTGGAAGGGCTGAATGACCTTCCGGAAGCTAATGATGAAAACCAGAAAAAGCTCCAGGCTATTCTTGAAAACGAGGGTATCATAAAACTGCAGGAAATACTGAAAGATCTGGATCCTGTATATTTTGAAGTGGTAGACATCCATAACCACAGGAGGCTTTTGCGGGCCATTGATGTCATCTGGCAAACCCAAACCAAATACTCTGATCTTATTTCCGTTTCTCAGGGCTCCAGGGATTTTAATGTAATTCGGATCGGTATTGAAGCTCCCAGGGAAGCATTATATGAGAGGATCAACAAAAGAGTGGATATCATGATGGAAAACGGACTGCTGGAAGAAGCAAAGGGGCTGGAAGACTTCAGGCATCTGACCGCATTGAATACTGTAGGCTATTCCGAACTCTTTAAATACTTTGACGGTGAATGGGACCTGGATTTTGCTGTTTCTGAAATCAAGAAAAACAGTCGGAGGTATGCCAAACGCCAGCTAACCTGGTACCGGAAAGCAGATGATATCTATTACCTGCCTTTAGGATATGGGCCCAATGATTTTGAAAGCCTGATTTTGCATATCAAAAGCCTGATGAAGTGA